Proteins encoded together in one Micromonospora auratinigra window:
- a CDS encoding SCP2 sterol-binding domain-containing protein: MTDFDPATFANVGPKEFAQLVKSTPDEKIAEIMSGDLRGKVLSEVFGRMPQLFRADRAGSTNAVIHWNITGRPDGGTDTYEIVIENGTCTVSETPTRDPKLSLTMGPVEFLKIVSGGANPVMMFMTGKLKAKGDLGLAANIANLFDIPKA, translated from the coding sequence ATGACTGACTTCGATCCCGCCACCTTCGCGAACGTCGGCCCCAAGGAGTTCGCGCAGCTGGTCAAGTCCACCCCCGACGAGAAGATCGCCGAGATCATGTCGGGCGACCTGCGCGGCAAGGTGCTGAGCGAGGTCTTCGGCCGGATGCCGCAGCTCTTCCGCGCCGACCGCGCCGGCTCCACCAACGCGGTGATCCACTGGAACATCACCGGCCGTCCCGACGGTGGCACCGACACCTACGAGATCGTCATCGAGAACGGCACCTGCACCGTCTCGGAGACCCCGACCCGGGACCCGAAGCTGAGCCTCACCATGGGCCCGGTCGAGTTCCTGAAGATCGTCTCCGGTGGCGCCAACCCGGTGATGATGTTCATGACCGGCAAGCTGAAGGCCAAGGGTGACCTGGGCCTGGCCGCCAACATCGCCAACCTGTTCGACATCCCCAAGGCCTGA
- a CDS encoding TetR/AcrR family transcriptional regulator, which yields MSSTPTFKRLPRAVREQQMLDAAVKVFSRRGFHAASMDEIADDAGISKPMVYAYLGTKEELFVACLHREGTRMMEAIAGAAAPDLPADERLWRGLRAFFGFVGAHRDGWAVLYRQARGSQPFAAELATMRGRLVEVVAGMLDHALRAKGREVGATDLEVVAYALVGASESLADWLADHPEADAGKTATRMMNVAWLGADQLLRGTTWHPPTP from the coding sequence GTGTCCAGCACACCCACCTTCAAGCGCCTGCCCCGAGCCGTACGCGAACAGCAGATGCTCGACGCGGCGGTGAAGGTCTTCTCCCGCCGGGGCTTCCACGCGGCCAGCATGGACGAGATCGCCGACGACGCCGGCATCTCGAAACCGATGGTCTACGCGTACCTGGGGACGAAGGAGGAACTCTTCGTCGCCTGCCTGCACCGTGAGGGCACCCGGATGATGGAGGCCATCGCCGGCGCGGCCGCCCCGGATCTGCCCGCCGACGAGCGGCTCTGGCGCGGACTGCGCGCCTTCTTCGGCTTCGTCGGGGCGCACCGGGACGGCTGGGCGGTCCTCTACCGGCAGGCCCGCGGCTCCCAGCCGTTCGCCGCCGAACTCGCCACCATGCGCGGCCGACTGGTCGAGGTGGTCGCCGGGATGCTCGACCACGCGCTGCGGGCCAAGGGGCGCGAGGTCGGCGCCACCGACCTGGAAGTGGTCGCGTACGCCCTGGTGGGCGCGAGCGAGTCGCTGGCCGACTGGCTCGCCGACCACCCCGAGGCGGACGCCGGCAAGACCGCCACCCGGATGATGAACGTCGCCTGGCTCGGCGCCGACCAACTCCTGCGCGGCACCACCTGGCACCCCCCCACCCCGTGA
- a CDS encoding DedA family protein, with the protein MGDVLDLLHQTVTSPWVYLVIVAVTGVDAFFPAVPGETVVITAAVFAAGGEPNLVGVILAAALGALLGDHISYAIGRGGGAHRLARLPADSRRRAGSAWARRAVDRRGGMILTTARYVPGGRTAVTLTMGAVRYPPRSFLLYDALACGSWALYCGLLGWFGGLAFADHPVQGLLAGVGLSLAVTGLFELARWLRRRTHTRTPH; encoded by the coding sequence ATGGGGGACGTGCTCGACCTGCTGCACCAGACGGTGACCTCGCCGTGGGTGTACCTGGTGATCGTCGCGGTCACCGGGGTCGACGCGTTCTTCCCGGCGGTGCCCGGCGAGACCGTGGTGATCACGGCTGCGGTCTTCGCGGCCGGCGGGGAACCGAATCTGGTCGGCGTGATCCTGGCCGCCGCCCTCGGCGCGCTGCTCGGCGACCACATCTCGTACGCGATCGGCCGCGGCGGCGGCGCGCACCGGCTGGCCCGGCTGCCGGCCGACAGCCGGCGTCGGGCCGGCTCGGCGTGGGCCCGGCGGGCGGTCGACCGGCGCGGCGGGATGATCCTGACCACCGCCCGCTACGTCCCCGGCGGCCGGACCGCGGTCACCCTCACCATGGGCGCGGTCCGCTACCCGCCACGCTCCTTCCTGCTGTACGACGCGCTGGCCTGCGGCAGCTGGGCGCTCTACTGCGGGCTGCTCGGCTGGTTCGGCGGGCTCGCCTTCGCCGACCACCCGGTCCAGGGCCTGCTCGCCGGCGTCGGCCTCTCCCTCGCCGTCACCGGCCTGTTCGAACTGGCCCGCTGGCTCCGCCGCCGCACCCACACCCGCACCCCCCACTAA
- a CDS encoding adenylosuccinate synthetase, which translates to MNHVLVVDLGYGDAGKGTVVDWLCATRPVHTVVRFNGGAQAAHNVVLRDGRHHTFAQFGAGTFHPGVGTHLSRYVVVDPLALAAEADHLAGLGVTDALDRLTVDGEALLATPYHRAANRAREIARGADRHGSCGLGVGEAVAYGLAHPDEAPRVADCRRPAVLRRRLTTLRDRLTAELGPLDAPPVDDCLPAYTGFADRVAIVDRSWLAGALRAGTCVFEGAQGVLLDEWHGFHPYTTWSTTTFANAETLLAEAGQAGTGRRLGVLRVTTTRHGPGPLVTEDPALPFSDPRNPTNPWQGRFRFGHFDAVAHRYALDVAGGVDGLALTHLDLAGPELRICHRYDTVDRLVPGPAGDLDRQAALTDRLLRARPVYDRPPPTDWPTAVSDALDVPVLLTSHGPTAADKAAAVSAPG; encoded by the coding sequence GTGAACCACGTGCTGGTGGTCGACCTCGGGTACGGCGACGCGGGCAAGGGCACCGTCGTCGACTGGCTCTGCGCCACCCGGCCGGTGCACACCGTCGTCCGGTTCAACGGGGGCGCGCAGGCGGCACACAACGTCGTGCTGCGCGACGGACGGCACCACACGTTCGCGCAGTTCGGGGCCGGCACGTTCCACCCCGGGGTCGGCACCCACCTGTCCCGGTACGTGGTGGTGGACCCGCTGGCGCTGGCCGCCGAGGCCGACCACCTCGCCGGGCTCGGGGTCACCGACGCGCTGGACCGGTTGACCGTGGACGGCGAGGCGCTGCTGGCCACGCCGTACCACCGGGCCGCCAACCGGGCCCGGGAGATCGCCCGGGGAGCCGACCGGCACGGCTCCTGCGGGCTCGGGGTGGGTGAGGCCGTCGCGTACGGTCTCGCCCACCCCGACGAGGCACCCCGGGTGGCGGACTGCCGCCGCCCGGCGGTGCTGCGCCGGCGGCTCACCACGCTGCGGGACCGGCTCACCGCCGAGCTGGGCCCGCTGGACGCCCCGCCGGTCGACGACTGCCTGCCCGCGTACACCGGCTTCGCCGACCGGGTGGCGATCGTCGACCGGAGCTGGCTGGCCGGGGCGCTGCGGGCCGGGACCTGCGTCTTCGAGGGGGCGCAGGGGGTGCTGCTCGACGAGTGGCACGGCTTCCACCCGTACACCACCTGGAGCACCACCACGTTCGCCAACGCGGAGACGCTGCTCGCCGAGGCGGGTCAGGCCGGTACCGGGCGGCGGCTCGGGGTGCTCCGGGTGACCACCACCCGACACGGCCCCGGCCCGCTGGTCACCGAGGACCCGGCACTGCCCTTCAGCGACCCGCGCAACCCGACCAACCCCTGGCAGGGCCGGTTCCGGTTCGGCCACTTCGACGCGGTCGCCCACCGGTACGCCCTCGACGTCGCCGGGGGTGTGGACGGCCTGGCCCTCACCCACCTCGACCTGGCCGGCCCGGAGCTGCGGATCTGCCACCGCTACGACACCGTCGACCGGCTCGTCCCCGGCCCGGCCGGTGACCTGGACCGGCAGGCCGCGCTCACCGACCGCCTGCTGCGCGCCCGCCCGGTCTACGACCGCCCGCCGCCCACCGACTGGCCGACGGCAGTGTCGGACGCGCTGGACGTACCGGTGCTGCTCACCTCGCACGGGCCGACCGCCGCGGACAAGGCTGCCGCCGTTTCCGCCCCGGGCTGA
- a CDS encoding serine/threonine-protein kinase, translating to MRTEEAIRLVAAARSDTELFGTEAPARRYRELVTALHPDRLGAADEGVRAAATDALGTVTRRWRGDRGTPLGDHTLGPLAYAGDLADLYDGGADRLLKVARRPADNDLLAREAWALRAIEEHGDPRYLPYVPRLVDSFPVRDPATGAERRVNVLGTVPGLHSLDEVRRAYPDGLDARDAAWMWRRLLVALGLAHRAGVVHGAVLPRHVLIEPAAHGLVLVDWCFATPPGATVPALVPGHEDWYPPEVTGRRPAGPGTDLALAARCMGWLMADRAPRELRAFAAGCQRPHLAARPDDAWRLLGELDEVLERCYGPRTFRPFTLNP from the coding sequence GTGAGGACCGAGGAGGCGATCCGGCTGGTCGCGGCCGCCCGCAGCGACACCGAACTGTTCGGCACCGAGGCCCCCGCACGCCGCTACCGCGAGCTGGTCACGGCCCTGCACCCGGACCGGCTGGGCGCGGCCGACGAGGGGGTACGCGCCGCCGCCACCGACGCCCTCGGCACGGTCACCCGCCGCTGGCGGGGCGACCGGGGCACCCCGCTCGGCGACCACACCCTCGGCCCGCTCGCGTACGCCGGCGACCTCGCCGACCTCTACGACGGCGGGGCGGACCGGCTGCTCAAGGTGGCCCGCCGGCCGGCCGACAACGACCTGCTGGCCCGCGAGGCGTGGGCGCTGCGCGCGATCGAGGAGCACGGCGACCCCCGCTACCTGCCGTACGTGCCCCGGCTGGTCGACTCCTTCCCGGTGCGCGACCCGGCGACCGGGGCGGAACGGCGGGTCAACGTGCTCGGCACCGTGCCCGGGCTGCACAGCCTGGACGAGGTGCGCCGGGCGTACCCGGACGGGCTGGACGCCCGCGACGCGGCCTGGATGTGGCGGCGGCTGCTGGTCGCCCTCGGCCTGGCCCACCGGGCCGGCGTGGTGCACGGCGCGGTGCTCCCCCGGCACGTGCTGATCGAGCCCGCCGCGCACGGGCTGGTGCTGGTCGACTGGTGCTTCGCCACCCCGCCCGGGGCGACCGTCCCGGCGCTGGTGCCCGGCCACGAGGACTGGTACCCGCCGGAGGTCACCGGGCGGCGGCCGGCCGGCCCGGGCACCGACCTGGCCCTGGCCGCCCGCTGCATGGGCTGGCTGATGGCCGACCGGGCCCCGCGCGAGCTGCGCGCCTTCGCGGCCGGCTGCCAGCGCCCGCACCTCGCCGCGCGTCCCGACGACGCGTGGCGGCTGCTCGGCGAACTCGACGAGGTGCTGGAGCGGTGCTACGGCCCGCGCACCTTCCGACCCTTCACCCTCAACCCCTAG
- a CDS encoding NUDIX hydrolase, translating into MNEQEFLAAYDPRAYPAVAVTVDVVALTIRDGALHLLLVRRGAPPYEGHWALPGGFVRPDEGLATGARRELAEETGLGGERLHRVHLEQLGSYGDPDRDPRMRIISVAHLAFAPDLPDPAAGSDAEDAVWLPVTALTSRQLAFDHGRIIADGLERARSKLEYTPLATRFLEPEFTVTELRAVYETVWGHPLHAGNFHRKVLSVPGFVESTGASTERGGARGGPRAKLYRAGDARLLHPALLRPAREETVR; encoded by the coding sequence GTGAACGAGCAGGAGTTCCTCGCCGCGTACGACCCCCGGGCCTATCCGGCGGTCGCGGTCACCGTCGACGTGGTCGCGCTGACCATCCGGGACGGGGCCCTGCACCTGCTGCTGGTCCGGCGCGGCGCCCCGCCGTACGAGGGGCACTGGGCGCTGCCCGGCGGCTTCGTCCGCCCCGACGAGGGCCTGGCCACCGGGGCGCGCCGCGAACTGGCCGAGGAGACCGGGCTCGGCGGCGAGCGGCTGCACCGGGTGCACCTGGAGCAGCTGGGCAGCTACGGCGACCCCGACCGCGACCCCCGGATGCGGATCATCTCGGTGGCCCACCTGGCCTTCGCCCCCGACCTGCCCGACCCGGCCGCCGGCAGCGACGCCGAGGACGCGGTCTGGCTCCCGGTCACCGCCCTGACCAGCCGCCAGCTCGCCTTCGACCACGGCCGGATCATCGCCGACGGGCTGGAGCGGGCCCGCTCCAAACTGGAGTACACCCCGCTGGCCACCCGCTTCCTCGAACCGGAGTTCACCGTCACCGAGCTGCGGGCCGTCTACGAGACGGTCTGGGGACACCCGCTGCACGCCGGCAACTTCCACCGCAAGGTGCTCTCCGTGCCGGGCTTCGTCGAGAGCACCGGGGCCAGCACCGAACGCGGCGGCGCACGCGGCGGCCCCCGGGCCAAGCTCTACCGCGCCGGCGACGCGCGGCTGCTGCACCCGGCGCTGCTGCGCCCCGCCCGCGAGGAGACGGTGCGGTGA
- a CDS encoding MaoC family dehydratase, translating to MPARDSSGAATTPEGRARVDLPRLPAAGALYRRALLGALPGRGGRRGADVPAVELGVTGVTVDRAHLADYDRVCGFRLTDRLPGTYLHVLGFPLSLRLMTTAEFPIPLTGVVHVANRITVHRPVEAGETVDFRTYAENLRPHERGRQLDVVLVASVGGAEVWRGVSTYLGRERAAAGGPRPDRGDRPAAPAPSAQWRVTPRVGTDYARVSGDHNPIHTSALGARLFGFRRPIAHGMWSKARCLAALESRLPEAYTVDVAFKLPVPLPSTVAFSAGTTGAGWDFGLHGARDGRPHLVGTVR from the coding sequence GTGCCGGCCCGGGACAGTTCCGGCGCCGCGACCACCCCGGAGGGGCGGGCCCGGGTCGACCTGCCACGGCTCCCGGCCGCCGGCGCGCTCTACCGGCGGGCCCTGCTCGGGGCGCTGCCCGGGCGGGGCGGCCGGCGTGGCGCGGACGTGCCGGCGGTGGAGCTGGGCGTCACCGGGGTGACGGTGGACCGGGCCCACCTCGCCGACTACGACCGGGTCTGCGGGTTCCGGCTGACCGACCGGCTGCCGGGGACGTACCTGCACGTGCTGGGTTTTCCGCTGTCACTGCGGCTGATGACCACGGCGGAGTTCCCGATCCCGTTGACCGGGGTGGTGCACGTGGCCAACCGGATCACCGTGCACCGGCCGGTCGAGGCCGGCGAGACGGTGGACTTCCGCACGTACGCGGAGAACCTGCGTCCGCACGAGCGGGGCCGGCAGCTGGACGTGGTGCTGGTCGCCTCGGTCGGCGGCGCGGAGGTCTGGCGGGGCGTCTCGACGTACCTGGGCAGGGAGCGCGCGGCGGCCGGTGGCCCACGGCCCGACCGGGGTGACCGGCCGGCCGCGCCGGCCCCGTCGGCGCAGTGGCGGGTGACGCCCCGGGTCGGCACCGACTACGCGCGGGTCTCCGGCGACCATAACCCGATCCACACCTCGGCCCTGGGGGCGCGGCTGTTCGGCTTCCGCCGGCCGATCGCGCACGGCATGTGGAGCAAGGCGCGCTGCCTGGCCGCGCTGGAGAGCCGGCTGCCGGAGGCGTACACGGTGGACGTGGCGTTCAAGCTGCCGGTGCCGTTGCCGTCCACGGTGGCGTTCAGCGCCGGCACGACCGGCGCGGGCTGGGACTTCGGCCTGCACGGCGCGCGGGACGGGCGGCCGCATCTGGTGGGCACCGTCCGCTGA
- a CDS encoding 3-oxoacyl-ACP reductase, producing the protein MTDRYASFVQSGAGRALVKRLGLPDPPRLRRHTPGDPLVPGPVLLGTAAGSRLAEPVTKVLTFAGVELRDPVAATDDPVRYAGLVYDATGITDSTGLRQLYDFFHPHARSLTPSGRVIVLGTPPAECGSPREATAQRALEGLTRSIGKEFGRGVTAQLVYVTKDGDAGTLTSLESTLRFLLSGRSAYVSGQVVRIGAGTATAPADWDRPLDGQVVLVTGAARGIGAALATVLARDGAQVVALDVPSAGDALAEVANEIGGSAVQLDLTAPDAPTRLAEHLAARHGRVDVVVHNAGITRDKTLGRMDPDRWDQVIDVNLSSQERINDVLLERDLIPAGGRIVSVSSIAGIAGNRGQTNYATSKAGVIGLVDSLTPVLRERGISLNAVAPGFIETRLTARIPLMLREAGRRMNSMAQGGLPVDVAETIGWLAWPASGAVTGNVVRVCGQSLLGA; encoded by the coding sequence ATGACCGACAGGTACGCGAGCTTCGTCCAATCGGGGGCCGGTCGCGCGCTGGTCAAGCGCCTCGGGCTGCCCGACCCGCCCCGACTGCGCCGGCACACGCCGGGCGACCCGCTGGTCCCGGGGCCGGTCCTGCTCGGCACCGCGGCCGGCAGCCGGCTCGCCGAGCCGGTCACCAAGGTGCTGACCTTCGCCGGGGTCGAGCTGCGCGACCCGGTCGCCGCCACCGACGACCCCGTGCGTTACGCCGGCCTGGTGTACGACGCCACCGGCATCACCGACTCGACCGGCCTGCGCCAGCTCTACGACTTCTTCCACCCGCACGCCCGGTCGCTGACCCCCAGCGGTCGGGTGATCGTGCTGGGCACCCCGCCGGCCGAGTGCGGATCGCCGCGTGAGGCCACCGCCCAGCGCGCCCTGGAGGGGCTCACCCGCAGCATCGGCAAGGAGTTCGGCCGGGGCGTCACCGCCCAGCTCGTGTACGTGACGAAGGACGGCGACGCCGGCACGCTCACCAGCCTCGAATCGACCCTCCGTTTTCTGCTGTCCGGCCGCTCCGCGTACGTCTCCGGGCAGGTGGTCCGGATCGGCGCCGGCACGGCCACCGCCCCGGCCGACTGGGACCGGCCGCTGGACGGGCAGGTCGTGCTGGTCACCGGGGCGGCCCGGGGCATCGGGGCGGCGCTGGCCACGGTGCTGGCCCGGGACGGCGCGCAGGTGGTGGCGCTGGACGTGCCGTCCGCCGGGGACGCGCTGGCCGAGGTGGCCAACGAGATCGGCGGCAGCGCGGTGCAGCTCGACCTGACCGCGCCGGACGCCCCGACCCGGCTGGCCGAGCACCTGGCGGCCCGGCACGGCCGGGTCGACGTGGTGGTGCACAACGCCGGCATCACCCGGGACAAGACCCTCGGCCGGATGGACCCGGACCGCTGGGACCAGGTCATCGACGTGAACCTGTCCAGCCAGGAGCGGATCAACGACGTGCTGCTGGAGCGCGACCTGATCCCGGCCGGCGGCCGGATCGTGTCGGTCTCCTCGATCGCCGGCATCGCCGGCAACCGGGGTCAGACCAACTACGCGACCAGCAAGGCCGGCGTGATCGGCCTGGTCGACTCGCTCACCCCGGTGCTGCGCGAGCGGGGGATCAGCCTCAACGCGGTCGCACCCGGATTCATCGAGACCCGGCTGACCGCGCGGATCCCGCTGATGCTCCGGGAGGCGGGCCGCCGGATGAACAGCATGGCCCAGGGCGGCCTGCCGGTGGACGTGGCGGAGACGATCGGTTGGCTCGCCTGGCCGGCGAGCGGCGCGGTGACCGGCAACGTGGTGCGGGTCTGCGGCCAGAGCCTGCTGGGGGCGTGA